The genomic stretch CTGGCGTTGTTGCAGCACCCGCCGCCCCTTCTCCGTCAGTCCGTTTTTGAGGTCAAGGATACGCAGCATCATCCTGCGCTTTCGAATGTTCAAGTCCGCGATCTGCAACTGGTACTGGTCGAGCGGATCGGTGCTAATCTGCTCAAGTAGGAGCCGTTCGTCTTCGTCGAGCGCATCCCACGTGATCGTCTCGAAGCGCCCGTGCTTGAGCGAGTTCTTATTGCCCGGAGGAGCACCACCACCAGCGTTACCGACAGCGTTCTTGTTACCGCGAGGTGCGCCATACCCTATTGCGTTTTGATTGCCCGGCGGGGCACCACCGCGTTTGGTCGGCTTCTGTTCATTGGTTACGTGACTATTGCCATTGGTTACGTGACCATTCAAAAGAGCCTCCCAATCGTCACCCGCCTTCTTGTCATCCCGCTTCCACTTTCGGATCTGATCGGGAGAGACTTCGAGCGTTGCGGCAATGTCTTTCAACATCATCTGGCCGTTTGAGTCGATAAACATATGCTTGGCCTGATCGCGCTTTGGAGAGCGTGCTTTCGCCACTACATATCACCACCTCCAAGACATAATAAAAAGCCGCCAAGTTTGGCGACCTCAAATATTTATGTAATCTGTATTATCAACAATGAGTTCCAAACATACTAAAGGACTTGTTTTGGTGTAAATTTAATGTGAAATGTATTGAGATATTTAGTCTCAATGACAGACGAGATATCTTTCAAGGAAGGTAGTTTTACAACAAGAGGGTCCTGTGACATTTGATTGAGTGCAACTAATCTGTACTCACTCTGATGCTCAAAGAAACGATCCTTCCAAAAAAACCTATCCACTTCTCTTTTCATGTAGCCACTCAGCCTTTCGGCATTGTTGACTGAGAAGTCGACGTACTTCACCTTACCGTGTGTTGCTTCGATTCCTGACTTAGCAAACGGCTGATCAATTCGCTCAATAAATGTGTCCATAAAAGTAACAAAGACGTATTCCCCAAAGTCATGTACCAACCGCTTAATCTTCTCTTCGGGCAAGACCAATCTCATTTGCGCGACACCCTCAGATTTTTCGGTAACTTCAAAATTGTCTCTCTCGATAATCGTCATGCAAAAAACATGCATATCAAGTACAGCATCATCTCGAAATTGAATGCTTTTAGCCATGCCTGCAAAATGACTTTCATTGGATTCGGGATCTTTAATCCATAACTCCGAATCATGACAAACAGTTGACACCTCTAATACATCACCGACACCTTTTTTACCCGTTGTCTTTTCAAGGTCAATGAAGTATTTGAAAGTGTTCATGTACATTTTTCCGTTCCGCAACTGCTCAAGATGTGATCGATTATTAGAAAATTTGAGTAGTAACAAGATTTACACCACCTTTTTATCACATCCTATCCAATATTTCTGTTTCGTACAAGCACTCTTAAATAGTTTGGGTGGCACCAATGCATACACCGATCCGGCCAACCAAGACGAAGGCGATCGCCTAGATTGTTTCCGTAGTCGCGTACATACGAGAGGCTCCTTTCGCTGTACAACCAGCGCGTCAATTGTTTGAGTTTGTTTTCTAGAAATCCTCAGCCTGCAACTCAAGATCAAGCTTGATGAGTTTGGTTAAGTCATCAACTGTATTGATCTCAATACGACCGTCTTGAAAGTCCTTGATCCACCTTGCAATCGCAGCCTTGGTCAGCTTTCTGTACTGTTCTTTAGAATCGATAATGCCACTCAAGACCTCGGCTTGATGCTTCAACAGTTGACTTTCTTTGTTTAAATCATTCGAATTGTATTGCATCGTTTCACCGCCATATCTAAAATGGACTCGATACGAGAGTTGGTTAAGTTTTCCTCTTCGTATCTCGCCCGGCGGTGCCCGGGCAACACATAAGCAGGGTGTGGGCACGCCCTGCTTTTTCTATTGCAGTTTGGAGAACCACTGGGCATCGATCTGTTGCGCGATCCTCTTCATCATCACAGGTGGCACCGACATTCCGCACACGTACTGGACATCTGCGTCCAAGAAATCGTAGTCCTGCGGAAAGGTCTGCATCCTGATAATGTCTTGCTCGCTTATGAAATACGGCTCATCGTATCGCACGAACCACGAGTTACTAGCAAGTGTGTTGGCAACTTTGTGATCCTTGATCAGGATCGTGTTGAAATTGCTGTCTTTTCCTTCTTCGCGCTGCCCGATGTCTCCGAAGTCTCGATCGATCGGCCTGCGCTTGAGCCATCGCTGATATGTCTTCCCACCCCGATCGAGAGGCCTCCCCCGGCCCGAACGAAACTCACTGTAGAGGATTGGCCGCTCGTTGAAGTTCAGCACCAACTTTGGCAAACACAGATCACGTCGCCGAGCAACAAAAAAGACGCGCTCGCGTTTCTGCGGCACGCCCATTGTGGCTGCGTTCAGGATGAAGAGTTGCACATCATATCCGATTTCGTTGAAGCGCTCGATCACCAGCTTCACATACCCCTTGGCATTGCCCAGGATCATTCCCTTGACGTTCTCCGCCACGGCCACCTTCGGGCGAAGCTTCTCCACCACATCCAGATAGTCGAAGAACAGGTCATCGAGCCGTTGCTTCGCCTGCCCTTCGCGGAAATGGAACTCCCCACCCCACTTTTCTTCCCTCTTGCCCGCAGTGCTGAACACGCTGCACGGTGGGGAGCCGTCCAAAATGTCGAGGTCGAACAGTTCGCTCGGCAGATCACTGTCCGGAATGGTCTTGAACTGCTGAATCGGCATGAGGAAAGGGAACCGCGGGTTGTGGTTGGCCCGGTAGATCGCCATCATCTGTGGATCGATCTCCACGTTTCCGATTACGTCGTAACCGGCTAGCTTGTAGCCCATCGTGCTCCCACCGCCGCAGGAGAACGTGGTGAACACTTTCCGTCCGTTCTTTGGGACTCGCTGCAGATCGTTCAGCGACCAAATGTATTCATGCTGACTCATTCGGCCCCGCCACCCTCATCCCCGGTGACGGGCTTTTTCGGGTTGAACGAGAACCCACAGCGCGGGCACTGGCAATCGAAGTTGTCATCATCGAAGGAGCCTAGGTTGATCTCCCCATTTTCGAAGTCACCCGCCCGGTCGTCTTCGCCGAACTGGAACTGCGCGATTAGCTTGTCGGCCTCCGTATCGTTGAATCCGGTCAGCGCGATCTCAAAACCTGCCCCGCGCAGTTCATCCAGAAGAGACGCCAATTTCACGTCATCCCAATCCCCAGACACTTTGTTGAGTGTGATGTTCAGTGCCTTTTCGCTGGAGTCGTCCAGATCAACGACAGATACGTCCACCTCTGTGGCCCCGGCGGCCACCAGCACTTTGAACCGCTGATGGCCGCCGACGAGGTTGCCGGTGCGCTTGTTCCAGATCAGCGGATCTACATATCCGTAGGTCTCCATCGATCGTTTTAGCTTCTCGAATTCCGGATCACCTGGCTGCAGATCGCGCCGCGGGTTGTACGGCGCTGGGTTGATTTGTTCAACAGGGATAGTTCGGATGTAAAGTTTCTTCATCTCCATGATTTCATCACCTCTTATTGGAATAATAAAAGCACCCAATGCGGGTGCCTATTGTGAGTTTATTTTTCCAATTCAATAATAGCTTTCTGGACGATCTCTGCTAAACGGCGGCAATTTTCCGCCGCTCTACGAGTTGTGTCGTTAATATGTACCCCATCGTCCGTGTGTCCGATCTCGTTTCTAATATACGTGTAAATCGTCTCCTTGAAATTACACCCCTTCTTTCTAGTTGGTTTGTCTTCATCCTTTTGATACAAGCTTGGTTTGTTCCTGTAATTCTTTCGAATATATTTGTCTACTTTTCCCTGTTTTGACTCATTCGTATTAAGATTCACGATTTCATAAAGAATACTATATAGGAACATGAATTTTGCAACAGGATCTACACATTGCATTGCTGCTCTATATAGTCTGCGATATACATTGTTGCAATCGATCACACCCAATGCTTCACGCAACTTGTTTTGCTCTGTATCTGTTAGTACAGCATCCTGCCTTACATTTACAGAAAACCCAAAAGATGACTCGCCGTTCCCGTTCAAATTCGCATTGATTACTTTGATTTCCCCGATGAAAAAGCCATTATAATGACCACAAAAAAGCGTAATTTCTTCGACAAACAGTTCCACAACTTCTTTCGCCCTTCGAATTGCGAGTGAGTAATTAGCGTCACACACATCAACAACACACTTTAGATATTTATTTTTTTCCGTATCATTCTCGACCACTAACTCCAATGAAGCTTTATCCACAGTCGGATAATCCACATTGATTTGAATGGGTCCCGAAAAGGAGAAACCTTCGCAATTTGCTCGCAATTCAACAGTTCCCACACAGACCCCCCTCTCCAATAGTTTGCATTTCCGTTTGCTATCTCTAATTTCGTTCTCTCAAATGAGCATAAATATTTGGATATCCGGTACGAAGTTCGTCTTCGTCGTAACTCATCCCAAACTCCTTTCGGAGTTTGTTATACTCAATCACAATCGCCTTTACAAGCGCTTCAGTATACTTGTGATCGACTTTCCCGAACATTGTAGTTGAACTGACATAAGCAGCCCATGCTTCTACCAATTCACTAGATGCATAGCCTATATTTTCGTGAATAAATTTCTCAATCCAACGTCGGTCGATATAGTCTTCATCTTTGGCCTCGATAGAGATAATTCTTATAAAATTTGGCTTCGGCCGGCCATTTCTTTCCTCTGCATTTATGTGCATTTTTCCTCTCACAACTAACGCAGCGTAAACAGGAGAATAGAAGTTCATTAATACCTCTTTTCGATGCTTCTTCTTCTCTTTTCGCGGTTCAACCCAATAATGCAACGAAGAAAATAATAACACTACTACTGCTTGAGTAATAATTACCGCAATCAACGCATCAGACATACCATCACCTCATTTTAGCTATTCTTCGAAAGAGATAGGAACTCCTTTATATTTAAAGTCGTGACGAAGCTATCGGTATTATTATCTTCATCTCCCACTAAGCGAAGCACCATAGTATACAGTGGCCATACACATCTAATTACGCTCGTTTAGTAAACGAGCGCATTCTCCTTCTTCTTATGATTGACAGACCAGACCCGGCCATATTAACCACAGAGAGCATACTTATAATTCCACTATGCTTCCATTGCCCCGAATCTGGCGCGCCTCGCTCATGACAATGAGCTGATCCCTAGGCATGAAAAAGACCACCCATGGATGCCCCGTAACATGTGGTCTGAGAATGTTCGTATTCAGCTGGCACCTTCCGTTCAATCGCTAGTTCAGTCATTCTGATAGACAACTGTTCCACTTTGCACAACCTCCTAAATGTGTTTGTCTTTCGCCCCAACAATTATCACGCGACCCAAAGCACAGCTTTCGATGTCACGCTTTTGATGTCCGTCTGGCAATAATCTCCTGTTCGAAGAAATAATAAACGCCTACCCTATGTGGATAAGCGTCCTGTCACGGTTCTATAAAAATCCAATGCGTTGGCAGAGTACGTGTTTTTGGAAAGTGCCTAGTCAACGTGCTCCCCATTGATCAGATTAAATGAGCTTCCTCAAAAAAAGCACCCAGAGGAGAAGCTTTTAGACTTTCAGACACTTCGCCTCAGCTATTGCGATGTAGTCAGATACTCGTTTTGATGCAATTGCTAATGTATTGTTAATATCAGCGCCAATCGCTATCACAAATGGTATGCTCTCTTTAGAGTCAAATGGAATCTCTCTTTTCGACAATTCGAACGATAAACCCAATGTAGTTTCTGCACCAAACTCTCTGAGTTCTCGAATAATCTTCAATAGCTCCTTATCTCCTGAAATTATTGATTTTGGGAGTAGAGACACCATTTGTTGCTCCAAGAACACCGTTACATTTTCTTTCATATTTTCGAATGTTGGATCGTCCTTAAACTCTTTACTGTGTAGGTATACCAATCTTCCTCTCAATAATTCACCGATTGATACTGCTGTTTCAACTGCGAGTTGTTCCTTTGTTCTTTTTTGGGACAGAGAAAATGCATATCTCGCAGCAAGATACGCACCTAATGCGCCTACAGCTCCCCCGGTAAATGAGCCCCAATCAAATCCCATAAACTCTCCCCCTCTCATCTGCAAACCTTCTGCAATGAGGAAGGATTTTCCTTCCGGTCTTTCGAAGTAATACTTTAAAAGGAGTTGAAGGCAACATGATATCTAATACTGAAGACACTAAGTTAAAAAATCTGCTCGAAAAAGCGGATTTCCAAATGGATTGTCTGATCATAATTTATGGTGATTATCGTAAAAAGGAGCTTGAAGAAGTAAAAGAACGCATTCGGGTTATTCGCGACGATCAAGCCCTTCTCATGAAAATGGAAAAGGAGCTCGAAAAAGTAGAAGAGGACATCAATTCTCTCTTATGTGAAATGGATGGTACCAAGTTGTATCGTCCCGAAATTGCGTTCCATTATCTTTGTGTTGCGAGAGATTGGGATAAAGATATCGTAGATAATATTTTTAAAATTTGCGATAAGTATCAGGATTCCTTACACCTCGGCGAACAAATCAATCACTACGAATTCGAGATCGACTTAGAAAAGGAGCTAGGATTTATTCACCACCAATTAGCAGAGACTATTATTTCCACTCTGAATCAAGAGGGCCTATATGCCGAACTGTACAGAGCATTAATAAAGTCAAGAACGA from Tumebacillus algifaecis encodes the following:
- a CDS encoding DUF1804 family protein, encoding MAKARSPKRDQAKHMFIDSNGQMMLKDIAATLEVSPDQIRKWKRDDKKAGDDWEALLNGHVTNGNSHVTNEQKPTKRGGAPPGNQNAIGYGAPRGNKNAVGNAGGGAPPGNKNSLKHGRFETITWDALDEDERLLLEQISTDPLDQYQLQIADLNIRKRRMMLRILDLKNGLTEKGRRVLQQRQKVKEVVEIYDEKTGMARSVPVENHTLVVVEIEETETRNIDDIIKWEAELTSLEKALTRAVRDMAAYLSDAERLAMAREKLELEKFKAAPKGTGGSPVAELTDEELEAELQRLEAMESGGEDA
- a CDS encoding DNA cytosine methyltransferase, which gives rise to MSQHEYIWSLNDLQRVPKNGRKVFTTFSCGGGSTMGYKLAGYDVIGNVEIDPQMMAIYRANHNPRFPFLMPIQQFKTIPDSDLPSELFDLDILDGSPPCSVFSTAGKREEKWGGEFHFREGQAKQRLDDLFFDYLDVVEKLRPKVAVAENVKGMILGNAKGYVKLVIERFNEIGYDVQLFILNAATMGVPQKRERVFFVARRRDLCLPKLVLNFNERPILYSEFRSGRGRPLDRGGKTYQRWLKRRPIDRDFGDIGQREEGKDSNFNTILIKDHKVANTLASNSWFVRYDEPYFISEQDIIRMQTFPQDYDFLDADVQYVCGMSVPPVMMKRIAQQIDAQWFSKLQ
- a CDS encoding ParB N-terminal domain-containing protein; the protein is MKKLYIRTIPVEQINPAPYNPRRDLQPGDPEFEKLKRSMETYGYVDPLIWNKRTGNLVGGHQRFKVLVAAGATEVDVSVVDLDDSSEKALNITLNKVSGDWDDVKLASLLDELRGAGFEIALTGFNDTEADKLIAQFQFGEDDRAGDFENGEINLGSFDDDNFDCQCPRCGFSFNPKKPVTGDEGGGAE
- the mauJ gene encoding methylamine utilization protein MauJ, whose product is MGTVELRANCEGFSFSGPIQINVDYPTVDKASLELVVENDTEKNKYLKCVVDVCDANYSLAIRRAKEVVELFVEEITLFCGHYNGFFIGEIKVINANLNGNGESSFGFSVNVRQDAVLTDTEQNKLREALGVIDCNNVYRRLYRAAMQCVDPVAKFMFLYSILYEIVNLNTNESKQGKVDKYIRKNYRNKPSLYQKDEDKPTRKKGCNFKETIYTYIRNEIGHTDDGVHINDTTRRAAENCRRLAEIVQKAIIELEK
- a CDS encoding DUF1878 family protein translates to MISNTEDTKLKNLLEKADFQMDCLIIIYGDYRKKELEEVKERIRVIRDDQALLMKMEKELEKVEEDINSLLCEMDGTKLYRPEIAFHYLCVARDWDKDIVDNIFKICDKYQDSLHLGEQINHYEFEIDLEKELGFIHHQLAETIISTLNQEGLYAELYRALIKSRTSTKPL